Proteins encoded within one genomic window of Fragaria vesca subsp. vesca linkage group LG1, FraVesHawaii_1.0, whole genome shotgun sequence:
- the LOC101296222 gene encoding uncharacterized protein LOC101296222, with translation MESPVGGLRQTSVIVVTLETGEVYVIASLSSRLDTQVIYVDPTTGALRYNEKPGFDVFKSEKEALNYITNGSEWLCRSTTYARAILGYAALGSFGLLLVATKLTATVPNLPGGGTVYTVTESQWIKILLQNPQPQGKGEVKNVNELTDMDIDGKHYFCEARDITRPFPSRMCLREPDDEFVWNAWFSMPFKNIGLPHHCVTLLQGFAEYRNFGSSGNLEGVVALIARRSRLHPGTRYLARGLNSCSSTGNEVECEQLVWVPKRAGQTVPFNTYVWRRGTIPIWWGAELKITAAEAEIYVSDRDPYKGSADYYQRLTKRYDARNLDVAVGGTQNRKALVPIVCINLLRNGEGKSESILVQHFEESLNYIRSTGKLPYTRIHLVNYDWHASTKLKGEQQTIEGLWKHLKAPTVSIGISEGDYLPSRDRIKECRGEIIYNDDFEGAFCLRSHQNGVIRFNCADSLDRTNAASYFGSLQVFVEQCRRLGISLDSDLAFGYQSMTNYAGYTAPLPPGWEKRSDAVTGKTYYIDHNTRTTTWMHPCPDKPWKRFDMSFEEFKRSTILSPVSQLADLFLLAGDIHATLYTGSKAMHSQILSIFNEDAGKFKQFSAAQNMKITLQRRYKNAVVDSSRQKQLEMFLGMRLFKHLPSVSFHPLNVVSRPSGFFLKPVANMFPSSSGEASLLSFRRKDLIWVCPQAADVVELFIYLGEPCHVCQLLLTVSHGADDSTYPSTVDVRTGRCLDGLKLVLEGASIPHCVNGTNLMIPIPGPISPEDMAVTGAGSRLHAEDISTLPLLYDFEELEGELDFLTRVVALTFYPAASGRTPITLGEIEVLGVSLPWKGAFNKEGPGARLPEQAKIFQNETNSSLSRSNTNPFYGASSKIVPPPVQPSASANNLVDLLTGEIISEHFAQPVIGNAVDKQGDLLDFLDQAVVEYHGAQNDLKLSSSHDGRSSDSSSQQYIDRLKSLTGPRMERKLDFMEAMKLEIERLQLNISAAERDRALLSIGTDPATINPNVLLDERYMGRLCRVANSLAHLGQASLEDRITSAIGLETTDDNVIDFWNISRIGECCYGGTCEVRAETDPHTSKSFSGSSGGGSPSILLCSQCQRKVCKVCCAGRGALLVSGYGSRDATNYNGVVRQGGSSHGSQVDITTNRSVVLDGVVCKRCCNEIVLDALILDYVRVLVSMRRSSRADAAAHEALNQVTGFSLNDGLSESNQSSEKRSIKSLRQVLDGEESLAEFPFASFLNSVETATDSAPLLSLLAPLDCGSRHSYWKAPPSTTSVEFIIVLGTLSDVSGVSLLISPCGYSEAEAPTVQIWASNKIHKEERSCMGKWDVQSMITSSSEYFGPEKLVREDQLPRHVKFAFKNPVRCHIIWITLRLQRPGSSSLNFENLNLLSLDENPFAEVTRRASFGGAVEREPCLHAKRILVVGSPVKKDLARTSSQGSDQMNMKSWLERDPQLNRFRVPIEAERLLDNDIVLEQFLSPASPLLAGFRLDAFGAIKPLVTHSPSSNSHIWDVSATLLDERHISPAVLYIQVSIFQEPHNMVTVAEYRLPEAKPGTAMYFDFPRKIQTRRITFKLLGDVTAFTDDPTEQDDPGSRGLQVAAGLSLANRIKLYYYDDPYELGKWASLSAV, from the exons ACAACTGGAGCTCTTCGCTACAATGAGAAGCCAGGATTCGATGTTTTTAAATCCGAAAAGGAGGCTCTGAATTACATTACAAACGGCTCCGAGTGGCTGTGTAGGAGCACGACCTATGCACGTGCGATCTTGGGGTATGCTGCATTGGGCAGCTTTGGTTTGCTTCTTGTGGCTACCAAGTTGACTGCTACTGTTCCGAATCTGCCTGGTGGAGGGACTGTGTATACTGTGACCGAGAGCCAATGGATCAAGATTTTGCTTCAGAATCCGCAACCGCAGGGGAAAGGGGAAGTAAAGAATGTTAATGAATTGACTGATATGGACATTGATGGGAAGCATTACTTTTGTGAGGCAAGGGACATCACTAGGCCATTTCCCAGCCGAATGTGCTTGCGTGAACCTGATGATGAATTCGTTTGGAATGCTTGGTTCTCGATGCCTTTTAAAAACATTGGGCTCCCACACCACTGTGTCACTCTGCTTCAG GGTTTTGCAGAATATCGAAATTTTGGATCCTCAGGGAATCTGGAAGGAGTTGTTGCTCTCATAGCTCGTCGTAGCAGGCTGCATCCTGGTACTCGGTACTTGGCTAGGGGATTAAATTCATGTTCTAGCACAG GTAACGAGGTGGAGTGCGAGCAACTTGTATGGGTCCCTAAAAGGGCTGGCCAAACTGTTCCTTTCAACACGTATGTTTGGCGGCGGGGTACAATTCCAATCTGGTGGGGTGCAGAGTTAAAGATCACTGCTGCTGAAGCAGAAATATATGTTTCAGACCGCGATCCTTATAAAGGGAGCGCAGATTACTACCAGAGGTTGACTAAGAGGTATGATGCACGGAATTTAGATGTAGCTGTTGGGGGGACTCAGAATAGAAAAGCACTAGTTCCAATTGTATGTATCAACTTGCTTAGGAATGGAGAAGGAAAGTCGGAATCCATTTTAGTACAGCATTTTGAGGAATCTTTAAACTACATCAGATCAACAGGAAAACTTCCTTATACTCGAATTCATCTAGTTAATTATGACTGGCATGCAAGTACAAAGTTAAAAGGCGAACAGCAAACTATTGAAGGATTATGGAAACATCTAAAAGCACCCACTGTATCTATAGGCATTTCTGAAGGAGATTATTTGCCTTCACGAGACAGAATTAAGGAATGCAGAGGAGAAATTATCTACAATGATGACTTTGAGGGAGCTTTCTGCTTAAGATCCCATCAAAATGGTGTAATACGTTTCAACTGCGCTGATTCTTTGGATAGAACAAATGCTGCAAGTTATTTTGGCTCTCTCCAGGTTTTTGTGGAGCAATGTAGGAGGCTAGGTATATCACTTGACAGTGATTTGGCATTTGGTTATCAATCAATGACTAATTATGCCGGATATACAGCTCCTTTGCCACCAGGCTGGGAGAAGAGGTCGGATGCAGTAACAGGGAAAACATACTACATTGATCACAATACGAGGACCACGACATGGATGCATCCATGTCCTGATAAACCTTGGAAGAGATTTGATATGTCATTTGAGGAATTCAAGAGATCAACAATTTTATCTCCAGTATCCCAGCTTGCAGATCTTTTTCTTCTCGCTGGTGATATTCATGCAACACTTTATACTGGTTCCAAAGCTATGCATAGCCAAATCCTCAGCATTTTCAATGAAGATGCTGGAAAGTTTAAACAATTTTCTGCAGCACAGAATATGAAAATAACTTTACAGAGGCGATACAAAAATGCAGTTGTAGACAGCTCTCGTCAAAAGCAACTGGAAATGTTCCTTGGAATGAGATTATTCAAGCATCTTCCATCAGTTTCTTTTCACCCTCTAAAT GTAGTCTCTCGACCATCGGGTTTCTTTCTTAAACCAGTTGCTAACATGTTTCCAAGTTCCAGTGGTGAAGCCAGTCTTCTGAGTTTCAGAAGAAAAGACCTAATCTGG GTTTGCCCACAAGCTGCAGATGTGGTTGAACTTTTTATCTATCTAGGTGAGCCTTGCCATGTATGTCAGCTTCTTCTCACAGTATCTCATGGTGCAGATGACTCGACCTATCCATCAACAGTTGATGTAAGGACAGGACGCTGTTTAGACGGGCTAAAACTGGTCTTGGAG GGTGCTTCCATACCTCACTGTGTAAATGGAACAAACCTCATGATACCCATACCTGGGCCTATTAGTCCAGAGGATATGGCTGTAACAGGAGCTGGTTCACGCCTCCATGCTGAAGATATATCTACCCTTCCATTATTGTATGATTTTGAAGAATTGGAAGGAGAACTTGACTTCCTTACTCGTGTAGTTGCCCTTACATTTTATCCTGCTGCCTCGGGAAGAACCCCTATCACTCTTGGTGAG ATAGAAGTCCTTGGAGTTTCTCTTCCTTGGAAGGGTGCATTTAATAAAGAAGGCCCTGGTGCAAGACTACCTGAACAGGCTAAAATCTTCCAGAATGAAACCAACTCATCTCTTTCTCGTTCAAATACCAATCCATTTTATGGTGCTTCATCTAAGATTGTGCCACCACCAGTGCAACCAAGTGCATCCGCAAACAATTTGGTTGACCTGTTGACTGGTGAGATCATTTCAGAACACTTTGCTCAGCCAGTGATAGGAAATGCTGTAGACAAGCAAGGTGACTTGCTTGATTTTTTAGACCAAGCTGTTGTTGAATATCATGGTGCTCAAAATGATCTTAAATTGTCTTCATCACACGATGGTAGATCTTCAGATAGCAGTTCCCAGCAGTACATTGATCGATTGAAATCACTTACTGGGCCACGTATG GAAAGAAAACTAGACTTCATGGAAGCGATGAAACTTGAAATTGAGCGGCTCCAGCTGAATATTTCTGCGGCTGAAAGGGATAGAGCTTTATTATCAATAGGAACTGATCCTGCTACTATAAATCCTAACGTGTTACTCGATGAACGTTACATGGGAAGATTGTGCAGAGTTGCGAACTCCCTTGCACATCTTGGACAAGCGTCCTTGGAAGACAGAATTACATCTGCTATTGGTCTTGAGACTACTGATGACAATGTTATAGATTTTTGGAATATAAGTAGAATTGGTGAGTGTTGTTACGGTGGCACGTGTGAGGTGCGTGCTGAAACTGATCCGCATACAAGTAAATCCTTTTCGGGATCATCAGGTGGAGGGTCTCCTTCGATCTTGTTATGTTCTCAATGTCAAAGGAAAGTTTGTAAAGTTTGTTGTGCTGGGAGAGGAGCCCTTCTGGTTTCAGGCTATGGCTCAAGGGACGCCACAAATTATAATGGTGTGGTAAGGCAGGGGGGATCAAGCCATGGTAGCCAGGTTGATATCACTACTAATCGTTCAGTAGTGCTTGATGGTGTTGTTTGCAAGCGATGCTGCAATGAGATTGTGCTTGATGCTTTGATATTGGACTACGTTAGGGTTTTGGTAAGCATGAGGAGAAGTTCCCGTGCAGATGCTGCTGCACATGAAGCCTTGAACCAGGTGACTGGATTTTCCTTAAACGATGGTCTTTCTGAGAGTAATCAGTCTTCTGAAAAGAGATCCATTAAATCTCTGCGACAAGTACTTGATGGAGAGGAATCCCTGGCTGAGTTTCCCTTCGCCAGCTTCTTAAACTCG GTTGAAACGGCTACTGATTCAGCACCACTCTTATCATTACTTGCTCCTCTTGATTGTGGATCACGGCATTCTTACTGGAAAGCTCCTCCTAGTACAACCTCTGTTGAATTTATTATTGTTCTTGGTACCCTTTCTGATGTCAGTGGGGTCTCTTTGCTTATTAGTCCATGTGGTTACTCTGAGGCTGAAGCTCCCACG GTGCAAATCTGGGCCAGCAATAAAATACACAAGGAAGAAAGGTCATGCATGGGAAAATGGGATGTGCAGTCCATGATCACGTCTTCCTCAGAATATTTCGGACCAGAAAAATTGGTTAGAGAAGATCAATTGCCTAGGCATGTAAAGTTTGCATTTAAGAATCCAGTTCGATGTCACATCATTTGGATAACCTTACGTCTTCAGCGACCTGGTTCCAGTTCTCTAAATTTTGAGAACTTGAATCTGTTGTCTCTTGATGAAAATCCATTTGCAGAAGTAACTCGACGTGCCTCTTTTGGAGGAGCAGTTGAAAGAGAGCCCTGTCTTCATGCAAAAAGGATACTGGTAGTAGGAAGCCCAGTGAAAAAAGATCTAGCACGCACATCTTCACAAGGCTCTGATCAGATGAATATGAAAAGCTGGCTGGAGAGAGATCCACAATTAAATAGATTTAGG GTTCCAATTGAGGCTGAGAGGTTGTTAGATAATGATATAGTCTTGGAACAGTTCCTATCTCCTGCTTCACCTTTGCTTGCTGGGTTTCGTCTTGATGCTTTTGGTGCAATAAAACCTTTGGTTACCCATTCGCCCTCTTCAAATTCACACATATGGGATGTGTCAGCCACACTTTTAGACGAGAGGCACATCTCTCCTGCTGTGCTTTATATACAAGTATCTATTTTCCAG GAACCCCACAACATGGTGACCGTCGCAGAATATAGGTTGCCAGAGGCTAAGCCTGGGACTGCTATGTACTTTGATTTCCCTAGAAAAATACAGACGCGCAGAATTACATTTAAACTTCTTGGAGATGTTACAGCATTTACTGACGACCCAACAGAACAGGATGATCCAGGTTCCAGAGGTCTACAAGTAGCAGCCGGATTGTCATTAGCCAATAGAATTAAGTTGTATTACTATGATGATCCATACGAACTTGGAAAATGGGCAAGCCTTTCAGCAGTTTGA
- the LOC101294214 gene encoding gibberellin 3-beta-dioxygenase 3-like has translation MGSIPNTEAKIPVIDFSGDDLKPGSSSWLEACNKVCNALEDYGCFVATLSDADCLELHNSIFGSLDDLFDFPKEIKLQNTYQKPFRGYHSPNSIHEGLGIDDPTDPEATHKFTKLFWPDGNHRFCETANSYAKLVTGLDQTVTRMIFDHYGVYKYCESHIGSTDYVLRLHKYNAADKEKTHKALPEHTDLNLTTIIHQNHVNGLEVKTKHGDQWIGFDASPNSFIFMTGDGFQVWSNERIQPCLHRVTMSENAVRYSVLLSTFHNGIVTVPEELIDDEHPLKYKPLNHLEYLASQLAQPTSRVCVKNFCGL, from the exons ATGGGTAGTATTCCTAACACAGAGGCTAAGATTCCGGTCATAGACTTCTCCGGCGACGACTTAAAGCCCGGATCAAGTTCATGGCTGGAAGCCTGCAACAAAGTCTGCAACGCACTCGAAGACTACGGTTGCTTTGTGGCAACATTGTCAGATGCAGACTGTCTAGAGCTTCACAACAGCATCTTTGGTAGCTTGGACGACTTGTTTGATTTTCCCAAAGAGATCAAGCTCCAGAACACTTATCAGAAGCCTTTCCGTGGTTACCATTCACCTAACTCTATTCATGAAGGCTTGGGGATCGATGATCCCACAGACCCTGAGGCTACTCATAAGTTCACCAAACTCTTCTGGCCCGATGGAAATCATCGTTTCTG TGAGACGGCAAATTCATATGCCAAGCTGGTGACGGGGCTAGACCAGACTGTGACAAGAATGATATTTGATCACTATGGTGTGTACAAGTACTGTGAATCTCATATTGGTTCCACTGATTATGTTCTTCGACTTCACAAATACAATGCAGCTGACAAGGAGAAAACCCACAAAGCTCTTCCGGAGCACACAGACTTGAACCTCACCACCATTATTCATCAAAACCATGTAAATGGCTTGGAGGTCAAAACAAAGCATGGTGATCAGTGGATTGGCTTCGATGCCTCCCCTAACTCTTTTATCTTCATGACTGGGGACGGGTTTCAGGTATGGAGCAATGAAAGAATTCAACCTTGTCTGCATAGAGTGACGATGAGCGAAAACGCAGTCAGATACTCAGTTCTGCTCTCTACATTCCACAATGGGATCGTAACTGTGCCCGAGGAGTTGATCGATGACGAACACCCTTTGAAATATAAGCCACTGAATCATCTTGAATACCTTGCTTCACAACTGGCTCAACCTACAAGCAGGGTTTGTGTTAAGAACTTCTGTGGTCTTTGA